A genomic stretch from Hemicordylus capensis ecotype Gifberg chromosome 1, rHemCap1.1.pri, whole genome shotgun sequence includes:
- the LOC128339312 gene encoding uncharacterized protein LOC128339312 isoform X3, translated as MGRNGPHKNRQNSRALGNQSGDSLGSSMHCSLVSSDQSQLEDLKLHEELTVGSPKERVSRWENMGYTDSQSSRAVWNQSGDSVVSSMHCSVVSSDQSQLEDLKLHEELMVVSPTEQVSRWEDMGYTDSQSSRAVWNQFGDSLVSSMHCSLFSSSSYQSEVENCKVDEELIKIIHRLMEDREERANNQDEDVHFLAVLCACCKAAYKSVQETLDLPYTKGELIKAIVARAAETLGSCGAGDGRRMEEYWPISMQPELGRRWKSGGKSGIVSANSRTAKGCRRTPRSL; from the exons ATGGGAAGAAATGGGCCACACAAAAACAGGCAAAACTCCAGAGCACTTGGaaaccagtctggag attCATTAGGCAGCAGTATGCACTGCTCCCTCGTCTCCTCAGACCAATCCCAGCTGGAGGACCTTAAACTACATGAGGAGCTAACCGTGGGCAGCCCAAAAGAGCGGGTCTCCAGATGGGAAAACATGGGCTACACGGACAGCCAAAGCTCCAGAGCGGTTTggaaccagtctggag attCAGTGGTCAGCAGCATGCACTGCTCAGTCGTCTCCTCAGACCAATCCCAGCTGGAGGACCTTAAACTGCATGAGGAGCTAATGGTGGTCAGCCCAACAGAGCAGGTCTCCAGATGGGAAGACATGGGCTACACGGACAGCCAAAGCTCCAGAGCggtttggaaccagtttggag attCATTAGTCAGCAGCATGCACTGCTCCCTTTTCTCCTCTAGCTCCTACCAGTCTGAGGTGGAGAACTGCAAAGTGGATGAGGAGCTCATCAAAATCATCCACAGGCTtatggaggacagagaggag AGAGCCAACAATCAGGATGAGGATGTCCATTTCCTCGCAGTCCTCTGTGCTTGCTGCAAGGCTGCATATAAGAGCGTCCAGGAGACTCTGGATCTCCCCTACACCAAAGGAGAATTGATAAAGGCAATCGTG GCCAGAGCAGCAGAGACGCTGGGGAGCTGTGGAGCCGGAGACGGCAGGAGGATGGAAGAATACTGGCCTATCTCAATGcagccagagttggggag GAGGTGGAAATCAGGAGGAAAATCTGGCATTGTCTCCGCCAATTCAAGGACAGCAAAGGGCTGCCGAAGAACTCCAAGGTCTCTATGA